In Saccharothrix syringae, the following are encoded in one genomic region:
- a CDS encoding sensor histidine kinase yields the protein MSPRRWWLRRTLRFRITVVATGVALMCLLAFTLLAPRLIGMVQISAVDAELARSGAVRVLDTAGTPVDGGPPTDLTPAEVRTLKAGRPVLRVEGASAHRWIGWVEFTPDGTPRLHVAGDTLLGYREANRLGTRWLLVAAVLVAGLVGIATWLSVRSSLRPVERMRVAAGQLPRGQRLPVPAARDELQALAVELNALLARRDEATERLRRFTGDAAHELRSPVTSVRAQAEVAVAHPDPDFSIEVLESVVEESERLSALVDALLMLARADTGELPRAEPVDLALQAQAAVDRLAAQDVVVQVAAPMSACMVSAARTEVELVVDNLLRNAARHARAFIRVSVLPAAREVRLVVDDDGPGIPEEHREKVFDRFYRVESDRGRATGGFGLGLALVAHLVRRRRGTVRAGESPEGGARLEVRWPAYR from the coding sequence GTGAGCCCGCGCCGCTGGTGGCTGCGCCGCACGCTGCGGTTCCGCATCACCGTCGTGGCCACCGGCGTGGCCCTGATGTGCCTGCTCGCGTTCACCCTGCTGGCGCCGAGGCTCATCGGGATGGTGCAGATCAGCGCGGTCGACGCGGAGCTGGCCCGGTCCGGCGCGGTGCGCGTGCTCGACACCGCGGGCACCCCCGTGGACGGCGGACCGCCCACCGACCTGACCCCCGCCGAGGTCCGCACCCTCAAGGCCGGCCGGCCGGTGCTGCGCGTCGAGGGCGCGAGCGCGCACCGGTGGATCGGCTGGGTGGAGTTCACCCCCGACGGCACCCCGCGCCTGCACGTCGCCGGCGACACCCTGCTCGGCTACCGCGAGGCCAACCGCCTCGGCACCCGCTGGCTGCTGGTGGCCGCGGTGCTGGTGGCCGGGCTGGTGGGCATCGCCACGTGGCTGTCGGTCCGCTCGTCGCTGCGCCCGGTGGAGCGCATGCGCGTGGCCGCCGGGCAGCTCCCGCGCGGCCAGCGCCTGCCCGTGCCCGCCGCGCGCGACGAGCTGCAAGCGCTTGCGGTCGAGCTGAACGCCCTGCTGGCCCGGCGCGACGAGGCCACCGAGCGGCTGCGGCGGTTCACCGGCGACGCCGCCCACGAGCTGCGGTCCCCGGTGACGTCGGTGCGGGCCCAGGCCGAGGTGGCCGTGGCCCACCCCGACCCCGACTTCTCCATCGAGGTGCTGGAGTCCGTCGTCGAGGAGTCCGAGCGGCTGTCCGCGCTGGTCGACGCCCTGCTCATGCTGGCCCGCGCCGACACCGGCGAGCTGCCGCGCGCCGAACCGGTCGACCTGGCGCTCCAGGCGCAGGCCGCCGTCGACCGCCTGGCCGCGCAGGACGTGGTGGTGCAGGTCGCCGCGCCGATGAGCGCCTGCATGGTCTCCGCCGCCCGCACCGAGGTCGAGCTGGTGGTGGACAACCTGCTGCGCAACGCCGCCCGCCACGCCCGCGCGTTCATCCGGGTCTCGGTGCTGCCCGCCGCCCGCGAGGTCCGCCTGGTCGTCGACGACGACGGCCCCGGCATCCCCGAGGAGCACCGGGAGAAGGTGTTCGACCGGTTCTACCGCGTCGAGTCGGACCGCGGCCGCGCCACCGGCGGCTTCGGCCTGGGCCTGGCCCTGGTCGCCCACCTGGTGCGCCGGCGGCGGGGGACCGTGCGGGCGGGCGAGTCACCGGAGGGCGGCGCCCGCCTGGAGGTGCGCTGGCCCGCCTACCGGTGA
- a CDS encoding ABC transporter family substrate-binding protein: protein MRRSKAVSALALLTSATLALSACGGGGSDSGGTGGQQDANPGEIGGQDEVFKRPKVDDIGEIAVAVEEGFHNYNNNIGATNNFSSTIALSNVQPSPYITDLVDGKVIIKVDGDLMESIKVTSNDPQVIEWKVNKEAVWSDGQPIDCDDFHLKWLAATSKATVKGEDGEEASIFDSTPTGYENIEKLECSDNDKTITTTFFKDKPFADYRALFSQPGSDSLLPAHVLEQKTGVADITKVLPSQNDDTVKKVAEFYTTGWLGFDPSVALSGGPYTIVSSDLKDQTVLERNPKWWGNPGGPAKVILKTNTDAQSAAQQLQNKEVAVIAPQADPAVAQQLRGDSAYDVYAAGGQTFEHVDFNMSRPLFAQNKDLRLAIAQCFDRQQLVEKLVADVDPNAKPLGSLVFMPNEVGYEDHYGDVGNGDVAAAKKTLEDGGWKLGADGIYTKGEFRASFALGHKIVQRRADTVRILQDKCKQAGIEIVDDQAADFNDKRLPASEFDAALFAWVGQPLKAGAYGNYAQKAKGGSGNYNLYDSAAVTEKWAAANGELDYQKRITQMNEVDKQMRDDLHSVPLFQLSDFAASSADIGPISYIGVGGGVTWNVYAWQKK from the coding sequence ATGAGGAGATCAAAAGCTGTCTCGGCGCTCGCGCTGTTGACGAGCGCCACCCTCGCGCTGAGCGCGTGTGGTGGAGGCGGCTCGGACAGCGGCGGCACGGGTGGGCAGCAGGACGCCAACCCGGGTGAGATCGGCGGCCAGGACGAGGTGTTCAAGCGTCCCAAGGTGGACGACATCGGCGAGATCGCGGTCGCCGTGGAAGAGGGCTTCCACAACTACAACAACAACATCGGCGCGACGAACAACTTCTCCAGCACCATCGCGCTGTCCAACGTGCAGCCCTCGCCGTACATCACCGACCTGGTCGACGGCAAGGTGATCATCAAGGTGGACGGCGACCTGATGGAGTCCATCAAGGTCACCTCCAACGACCCGCAGGTCATCGAGTGGAAGGTCAACAAGGAGGCGGTCTGGTCCGACGGCCAGCCCATCGACTGCGACGACTTCCACCTGAAGTGGCTGGCGGCCACGAGCAAGGCCACCGTCAAGGGTGAGGACGGCGAGGAAGCCTCGATCTTCGACTCGACCCCGACCGGGTACGAGAACATCGAGAAGCTCGAGTGCTCGGACAACGACAAGACGATCACCACGACGTTCTTCAAGGACAAGCCGTTCGCGGACTACCGCGCGCTGTTCTCGCAGCCGGGCAGCGACAGCCTGCTGCCGGCGCACGTCCTGGAGCAGAAGACCGGCGTGGCGGACATCACCAAGGTCCTGCCCTCGCAGAACGACGACACGGTCAAGAAGGTCGCCGAGTTCTACACCACGGGCTGGCTGGGCTTCGACCCGTCCGTCGCCCTGTCCGGCGGCCCGTACACGATCGTCTCCTCGGACCTGAAGGACCAGACCGTCCTGGAGCGCAACCCCAAGTGGTGGGGCAACCCGGGTGGTCCGGCCAAGGTCATCCTGAAGACCAACACCGACGCCCAGTCGGCGGCCCAGCAGCTGCAGAACAAGGAAGTCGCGGTCATCGCCCCGCAGGCCGACCCGGCGGTCGCCCAGCAGCTCCGCGGTGACAGCGCCTACGACGTCTACGCGGCCGGTGGCCAGACCTTCGAGCACGTCGACTTCAACATGTCGCGCCCGCTGTTCGCGCAGAACAAGGACCTGCGCCTGGCGATCGCGCAGTGCTTCGACCGGCAGCAGCTGGTCGAGAAGCTGGTGGCGGACGTCGACCCGAACGCCAAGCCGCTGGGCAGCCTGGTGTTCATGCCGAACGAGGTCGGCTACGAGGACCACTACGGCGACGTCGGCAACGGCGACGTGGCGGCGGCCAAGAAGACCCTCGAGGACGGCGGCTGGAAGCTGGGCGCCGACGGCATCTACACCAAGGGCGAGTTCCGCGCGTCCTTCGCGCTGGGCCACAAGATCGTGCAGCGCCGCGCCGACACCGTGCGCATCCTGCAGGACAAGTGCAAGCAGGCCGGCATCGAGATCGTCGACGACCAGGCGGCGGACTTCAACGACAAGCGCCTCCCGGCCTCGGAGTTCGACGCGGCCCTGTTCGCGTGGGTCGGCCAGCCGCTGAAGGCCGGCGCGTACGGCAACTACGCGCAGAAGGCCAAGGGCGGTTCGGGCAACTACAACCTCTACGACTCGGCCGCGGTGACCGAGAAGTGGGCGGCCGCGAACGGTGAGCTGGACTACCAGAAGCGCATCACGCAGATGAACGAGGTCGACAAGCAGATGCGCGACGACCTGCACAGCGTGCCGCTGTTCCAGCTGTCCGACTTCGCCGCGTCGAGCGCGGACATCGGCCCGATCTCCTACATCGGCGTCGGTGGCGGTGTGACCTGGAACGTGTACGCCTGGCAGAAGAAGTAA
- a CDS encoding ABC transporter family substrate-binding protein — protein sequence MGKRSVVAVLAAVLLVAACTATPPPPLVPSTPGMTVVPKEKQNELVVGVDDVKGGYNPHTLAAQSTITTALASLLLPSTFRTDQDGSPRLDLDLMVNAEVTDAEPYTVTYTLRRDASWSDSAPIAAEDFVYLWQRMREEPGVINPAGYRLIDDIASREGGKVVEVVFSRPYPGWRSLFHDLLPAHLLKDAPGGWGAALADSFPATGGPFAVRTLDQPRGEIVLERNDRYWEQPPALDRLVLRRASQHDTVEALDTGDDQVALIRADAIAVRDVAELGREVAVTTVPRPEVVTVLFRPASPRLGDVRLRTALMDILNRDQLIDLGTRSGPSAGLRADAHVIPPSKNGYKATMPARAGNATQLLAESGYTQVEGRWVRDGKPLELTVAAPAGVEPYAAVANEVQRQLSLSGIAVRVLTTQPNDLFGEDLAGADNPDNVVDIAVVPQLDTGDSAAVLASAFGCRTSPEAGGTPIPGNLSGFCDQAVQPVIEQALTGEVLLSDALAAVEPVLWQQAVSMPLFQVADLLVVLPEARGVTAGAPFAGPLSGAPTWRREGR from the coding sequence ATGGGCAAGCGATCGGTTGTGGCGGTGTTGGCCGCGGTTTTGCTGGTGGCGGCTTGCACGGCCACCCCACCCCCGCCCCTGGTGCCGTCCACGCCAGGCATGACCGTCGTGCCCAAGGAGAAGCAGAACGAGCTGGTGGTCGGCGTCGACGACGTCAAGGGCGGCTACAACCCCCACACCCTCGCCGCCCAGTCGACGATCACCACGGCCCTCGCCTCGCTGCTCCTGCCCTCCACCTTCCGCACCGACCAGGACGGCAGCCCCCGGCTCGACCTCGACCTGATGGTGAACGCCGAGGTCACCGACGCCGAGCCGTACACCGTGACCTACACGCTGCGGCGCGACGCGAGCTGGTCGGACTCCGCCCCCATCGCGGCCGAGGACTTCGTCTACCTCTGGCAGCGCATGCGCGAGGAGCCCGGCGTCATCAACCCCGCCGGCTACCGCCTGATCGACGACATCGCCAGCCGCGAGGGGGGGAAGGTCGTCGAGGTGGTGTTCAGCCGCCCCTACCCGGGGTGGCGCAGCCTGTTCCACGACCTGCTGCCCGCCCACCTGCTCAAGGACGCCCCCGGCGGCTGGGGCGCCGCGCTGGCCGACAGCTTCCCGGCGACCGGGGGGCCGTTCGCCGTCCGGACGCTCGACCAGCCCCGCGGCGAGATCGTCCTGGAGCGCAACGACCGCTACTGGGAGCAGCCGCCCGCGCTCGACCGGCTCGTCCTGCGCCGGGCGAGCCAGCACGACACCGTCGAGGCCCTGGACACCGGTGACGACCAGGTCGCGCTGATCCGGGCCGACGCCATCGCGGTCAGGGACGTCGCGGAGCTGGGGCGCGAGGTCGCCGTGACGACCGTGCCCCGGCCGGAGGTCGTCACCGTGCTCTTCCGGCCCGCGTCCCCCCGGCTGGGTGATGTCCGGCTTCGGACCGCGCTGATGGACATCCTCAACCGCGACCAGCTGATCGACCTCGGCACCCGCAGCGGCCCCAGCGCGGGGCTCCGCGCCGACGCCCACGTCATCCCACCGTCGAAGAACGGTTACAAAGCGACCATGCCGGCCCGCGCCGGCAACGCCACGCAACTGCTCGCTGAATCGGGTTACACCCAGGTGGAGGGGCGGTGGGTGCGGGACGGCAAGCCGCTGGAGTTGACCGTCGCGGCACCGGCCGGGGTGGAGCCGTACGCGGCCGTCGCGAACGAGGTCCAGCGTCAACTGTCATTGTCCGGAATCGCGGTCCGGGTCCTGACAACGCAGCCCAATGACTTGTTCGGCGAAGATCTGGCCGGTGCGGACAACCCTGACAACGTCGTCGACATTGCCGTGGTGCCCCAGTTGGACACCGGTGATTCGGCGGCGGTTCTGGCTTCCGCATTCGGCTGCAGGACGTCACCGGAGGCGGGTGGTACACCCATTCCGGGGAATCTGTCGGGTTTCTGCGACCAGGCCGTCCAGCCGGTGATCGAGCAGGCGCTGACGGGTGAGGTGCTGTTGTCCGACGCCCTCGCCGCGGTCGAGCCGGTGCTCTGGCAGCAGGCCGTCTCGATGCCGTTGTTCCAGGTAGCCGACCTGCTGGTGGTGTTGCCGGAGGCCCGGGGGGTCACCGCGGGCGCCCCGTTCGCGGGTCCGCTGAGCGGCGCGCCGACGTGGCGGCGGGAAGGTCGTTGA
- a CDS encoding (deoxy)nucleoside triphosphate pyrophosphohydrolase, with protein sequence MPELRNTTLVDAPLSTVAAALLDGLLLARAVRGLGVRISGEPVLYRGASLTGSVGPVNGVLVVTRADTTGVSAELVGGPLPRLTLTTDLLHTGGGTMVVDSVEWTSPGGPVGRLADVVVGRGLALKVMQARAHAVSQRSVELLNARVVVGAAIIRNGLLLAQQRSYPPDTAGRWELPGGRVEPGETDHDAVIRECREELGVTVVPDTRLAPDVPLRPDLLLRAYTAHLPEGTPTPTDHQAVRWIGPTELDTLDWLPADRVLLPALHPLLTPTPT encoded by the coding sequence GTGCCCGAGCTGAGGAACACCACCCTGGTCGACGCCCCGCTGAGCACGGTCGCCGCCGCCCTGCTGGACGGCCTGCTGCTGGCCCGCGCCGTCCGGGGCCTGGGCGTGCGCATCTCGGGCGAGCCGGTCCTGTACCGGGGCGCCTCCCTGACCGGCTCCGTGGGCCCGGTCAACGGCGTGCTGGTCGTGACCCGAGCGGACACCACCGGCGTGTCGGCCGAGCTGGTCGGCGGCCCCCTGCCGCGACTGACCCTGACCACCGACCTCCTGCACACCGGCGGCGGCACCATGGTGGTCGACTCGGTCGAGTGGACCAGCCCGGGCGGCCCGGTGGGCCGCCTGGCCGACGTCGTGGTGGGCCGGGGCCTGGCCCTGAAGGTGATGCAGGCCCGCGCCCACGCCGTGTCCCAACGCTCCGTGGAACTCCTCAACGCGCGCGTAGTGGTAGGCGCCGCCATCATCCGCAACGGCCTCCTGCTGGCCCAGCAGCGCTCCTACCCCCCGGACACCGCCGGCCGCTGGGAACTCCCCGGCGGCCGCGTCGAACCGGGCGAGACCGACCACGACGCGGTCATCCGCGAGTGCCGCGAGGAACTGGGCGTCACCGTCGTCCCCGACACCCGCCTGGCCCCCGACGTCCCCCTGCGCCCCGACCTCCTCCTCCGCGCCTACACCGCCCACCTGCCCGAAGGCACCCCCACCCCCACCGACCACCAGGCCGTCCGCTGGATCGGCCCCACCGAACTGGACACCCTCGACTGGCTCCCCGCCGACCGGGTCCTCCTCCCCGCCCTGCACCCCCTCCTAACCCCAACCCCCACCTAA
- the trpS gene encoding tryptophan--tRNA ligase, which yields MVRLSAITPSGQVQLGNYLGAVRQWAVDGGEEDIYFISDLHAMTTSHNPSRLRALTREQLAVVIASGVDPRSVSVQSDLVRELGALTWVLECTCTYGEAARMVQFKEKSVGRSSVRLSLLTYPVLMASDILLQGAHEVPVGDDQKQHVELARALARRFNGTYGEVFAVPRAVVPPTGARVRDLADPTRKMDKTAKDAAGTVFVLDPPDLVRRKIRRAVTDDRAEVRYAPEEQPGVANLLEILSACTGKEPQELAGAHATYDDLKEVVAEAVVEELRPIRERTRELLDDPAELDRVRAHGAERTRDRCRHRLDAALRVSGLG from the coding sequence ATGGTCAGGCTCTCCGCGATCACCCCGTCCGGCCAGGTCCAGCTGGGCAACTACCTCGGCGCCGTCCGGCAGTGGGCCGTCGACGGCGGCGAGGAGGACATCTACTTCATCAGCGACCTGCACGCGATGACGACGTCGCACAACCCGTCCCGGCTGCGGGCGCTGACCCGGGAGCAGCTGGCCGTGGTGATCGCCTCCGGCGTGGACCCCAGGTCGGTGTCGGTGCAGTCGGACCTGGTGCGGGAGCTGGGTGCGCTGACCTGGGTGCTGGAGTGCACCTGCACGTACGGCGAGGCGGCGCGGATGGTGCAGTTCAAGGAGAAGTCGGTGGGGCGGTCGTCGGTGCGGCTGAGCCTGCTGACCTACCCGGTGCTGATGGCGTCCGACATCCTGCTGCAGGGCGCGCACGAGGTGCCGGTGGGTGACGACCAGAAGCAGCACGTGGAGCTGGCCCGGGCGCTGGCGCGGCGGTTCAACGGCACGTACGGCGAGGTGTTCGCGGTGCCGCGCGCGGTGGTGCCGCCGACCGGGGCGCGGGTGCGCGACCTGGCCGACCCGACGCGCAAGATGGACAAGACGGCGAAGGACGCGGCGGGCACGGTGTTCGTGCTCGACCCGCCCGACCTGGTGCGGCGCAAGATCCGGCGGGCGGTGACCGACGACCGGGCGGAGGTGCGCTACGCGCCCGAGGAGCAGCCGGGCGTGGCGAACCTGCTGGAGATCCTGAGCGCGTGCACGGGCAAGGAGCCGCAGGAGCTGGCCGGTGCCCACGCCACGTACGACGACCTGAAGGAGGTCGTCGCGGAGGCCGTGGTCGAGGAGCTGCGCCCGATCCGGGAGCGGACCCGGGAACTCCTGGACGACCCGGCCGAGCTGGACCGCGTCCGCGCCCACGGCGCCGAGCGCACCCGCGACCGCTGCCGCCACCGCCTCGACGCCGCCCTGCGGGTCTCCGGCCTCGGCTGA
- the typA gene encoding translational GTPase TypA, producing MPTATASIKETLVRNDLRNVAIVAHVDHGKTTLVDAMLRQSGAFSERAELVDRVMDSGELEREKGITILAKNTAVRRHTPDGVVTINVVDTPGHADFGGEVERGLSMVDGVVLLVDASEGPLPQTRFVLRKTLAAGLPVILVVNKVDRPDARISEVVEEAHDLLLDLATEVGADDSVLDLPVVYASARAGRASLNQPEDGGLPDAENLDSLFEVLLNHIPAPTGDADAPLRALVTNLDASTFLGRIALCRVAAGRIRKGETVAWCREDGSVQKVKITELLITEALERVPAEEARAGDLVAIAGIPDITIGDTLADVDNPEPLPRITVDEPAISMTIGVNTSPLAGRGGGTKLTARLLKGRLDAELVGNVSVRVLPTERPDTWEVQGRGELALAILVEQMRREGFELTVGKPQVVTKTVDGKLHEPFERLTIDAPEEHLGAITQLLANRKGRMENMSGHGSGRIKLDYVVPSRGLIGFRTEFLTETRGTGIANAVAEGYGPWAGEIRTRHNGSLVADRTGSVTAYAMMQLADRGTFFVEPGADTYEGMVVGENPRAEDLDVNVCREKKLTNMRTSTADVMETLARPRKLSLEEALEFCAADECVEVAPEVVRVRKVILDANQRGRERNRAKLRG from the coding sequence GTGCCCACGGCCACCGCGTCGATCAAGGAAACGCTGGTCCGCAACGACCTGCGCAACGTCGCGATCGTCGCGCACGTTGACCACGGCAAGACCACCCTGGTCGACGCCATGCTCCGGCAGTCCGGCGCCTTCTCCGAACGCGCCGAGCTCGTCGACCGGGTGATGGACTCCGGCGAGCTGGAGCGCGAGAAGGGGATCACGATCCTCGCCAAGAACACCGCGGTCCGCCGCCACACGCCCGACGGCGTGGTCACCATCAACGTGGTGGACACCCCGGGCCACGCCGACTTCGGCGGCGAGGTCGAGCGCGGCCTGTCCATGGTCGACGGCGTCGTGCTGCTGGTCGACGCCTCCGAGGGCCCGCTGCCGCAGACCCGGTTCGTGCTGCGCAAGACCCTGGCCGCCGGCCTGCCCGTGATCCTCGTGGTCAACAAGGTCGACCGGCCCGACGCCCGGATCTCCGAGGTCGTCGAAGAGGCCCACGACCTGCTGCTGGACCTCGCCACCGAGGTCGGCGCCGACGACTCCGTGCTGGACCTGCCGGTCGTCTACGCCTCGGCGCGCGCCGGCCGCGCGTCGCTGAACCAGCCCGAGGACGGCGGCCTCCCCGACGCGGAGAACCTGGACTCGCTGTTCGAGGTGCTGCTCAACCACATCCCCGCGCCCACCGGCGACGCCGACGCGCCGCTGCGGGCGCTGGTGACCAACCTCGACGCGTCCACGTTCCTCGGCCGCATCGCGCTGTGCCGCGTCGCCGCCGGCCGCATCCGCAAGGGCGAGACCGTGGCCTGGTGCCGCGAGGACGGCTCGGTGCAGAAGGTCAAGATCACCGAGCTGCTGATCACCGAGGCGCTGGAGCGCGTGCCCGCCGAGGAGGCGCGCGCCGGCGACCTGGTCGCCATCGCGGGCATCCCCGACATCACCATCGGCGACACGCTGGCCGACGTCGACAACCCCGAGCCGCTGCCGCGGATCACCGTCGACGAGCCCGCCATCTCGATGACCATCGGCGTCAACACCTCGCCGCTGGCCGGCCGCGGCGGCGGCACCAAGCTCACCGCCCGCCTGCTCAAGGGCCGCCTCGACGCCGAGCTGGTCGGCAACGTGTCGGTGCGCGTGCTGCCCACCGAGCGGCCCGACACCTGGGAGGTCCAGGGCCGCGGCGAGCTGGCGCTGGCCATCCTGGTCGAGCAGATGCGCCGCGAGGGCTTCGAGCTGACCGTCGGCAAGCCGCAGGTGGTGACCAAGACCGTCGACGGCAAGCTGCACGAGCCGTTCGAGCGGCTGACCATCGACGCGCCGGAGGAGCACCTGGGCGCCATCACCCAGCTGCTGGCCAACCGCAAGGGCCGGATGGAGAACATGTCCGGCCACGGCAGCGGCCGCATCAAGCTCGACTACGTCGTGCCCTCGCGCGGCCTCATCGGGTTCCGCACCGAGTTCCTGACCGAGACCCGCGGCACCGGCATCGCCAACGCGGTCGCCGAGGGCTACGGCCCGTGGGCGGGCGAGATTCGCACCAGGCACAACGGCTCCCTGGTCGCCGACCGCACCGGCTCGGTGACGGCGTACGCGATGATGCAGCTGGCCGACCGCGGCACGTTCTTCGTCGAGCCGGGCGCCGACACGTACGAGGGCATGGTCGTCGGTGAGAACCCGCGGGCGGAGGACCTGGACGTCAACGTCTGCCGCGAGAAGAAGCTGACCAACATGCGCACCTCGACGGCCGACGTGATGGAGACCCTGGCGCGGCCGCGCAAGCTGTCGCTGGAGGAGGCGCTGGAGTTCTGCGCGGCCGACGAGTGCGTCGAGGTCGCGCCGGAGGTCGTGCGGGTGCGGAAGGTGATCCTGGACGCCAACCAGCGCGGCCGCGAGCGGAACCGCGCCAAGCTGCGCGGCTGA
- a CDS encoding ABC transporter permease, whose amino-acid sequence MFRYTIRRLLISIPLLIVASFLCFGLTNAMGDPLGEWKLQKPRTPAEIAAAYERTGYNKPFMERYVAWAGDFVTGDWGETVVPGNAGRPVKDELVKAFGVTFRLVLGAELIALALGIAVGVIGAVRQYSIFDYTATGISFAMFSMPLFCVALVLKAGGIELNNWLESIGADRWIITAGPPGDGFSGGLGQQIFQYSGAYILPTISLVVIQFALYSRFQRASMLETLNADYVRTAQAKGVSEGRAIFRHAFRNALIPIITVSSLNIGASFSGAVITETVFGWSGMGKFIVEAIEKIEPYQVLGFMMLTAVFIILFNLIADILYAVLDPRIRLD is encoded by the coding sequence ATGTTCCGTTACACAATCCGGCGGTTGTTGATCTCGATTCCGCTGTTGATCGTCGCGTCATTCCTCTGCTTCGGTCTCACCAACGCCATGGGCGACCCCCTGGGCGAGTGGAAGCTCCAGAAGCCCCGGACACCCGCGGAGATCGCCGCGGCCTACGAGCGGACGGGCTACAACAAGCCGTTCATGGAGCGCTACGTCGCCTGGGCGGGCGACTTCGTGACCGGTGACTGGGGCGAGACCGTCGTCCCCGGCAACGCGGGCAGGCCCGTCAAGGACGAGCTGGTCAAGGCGTTCGGCGTCACGTTCCGGCTGGTCCTGGGCGCCGAGCTGATCGCGCTCGCGCTGGGCATCGCGGTCGGTGTCATCGGCGCGGTGAGACAGTATTCGATATTCGACTACACGGCGACCGGAATATCGTTCGCGATGTTCTCGATGCCGTTGTTCTGCGTGGCGCTCGTGCTCAAGGCCGGTGGCATCGAGCTGAACAACTGGTTGGAGTCCATCGGCGCCGACCGGTGGATCATCACCGCCGGCCCGCCGGGCGACGGCTTCTCCGGCGGATTGGGCCAGCAGATCTTCCAGTACAGCGGCGCGTACATCCTGCCGACGATCTCGCTCGTGGTCATCCAGTTCGCGCTCTACAGCCGTTTCCAGCGGGCTTCGATGCTGGAGACGTTGAACGCCGACTACGTGCGCACGGCGCAGGCGAAGGGCGTCTCCGAGGGGCGTGCCATCTTCCGGCACGCGTTCCGCAACGCCCTCATCCCGATCATCACGGTGTCCTCGTTGAACATCGGCGCCAGCTTCAGCGGCGCGGTGATCACCGAGACGGTCTTCGGCTGGTCCGGCATGGGCAAGTTCATCGTCGAGGCGATCGAGAAGATCGAGCCCTACCAGGTGCTCGGCTTCATGATGCTGACCGCCGTCTTCATCATCTTGTTCAACCTGATCGCGGACATCCTGTACGCGGTCCTCGACCCGAGGATTCGCCTTGACTAA
- a CDS encoding ABC transporter permease yields the protein MGAPVAEVPASSSAESSQFDTTAARKQWQVILRRFTRHKAAVIGLVLFVVLVLFAFFGGLFWKHSYTDLGFRRYLPPSAEHPFGTDRLGGDMVALIIRGTQFSLQIAVVVAVVSTIIGVVLGALAGYLRGWADTLISRFIDLLLVIPSLVIAAVLVRNSFVVSVAGGGNSNWIIVALYLGLIGWLSIARVIRGMVLSLREKEFVEAARALGASTTRIVFRHILPNTIDVIIVNATLAIAQAVLLEAALSFIGLGVQSPDTSLGLMISLNKNELTLHPWLFFTPFVFIVLISLAVNFIGDGLRDAFDPRQKRVKA from the coding sequence ATGGGCGCCCCCGTGGCGGAGGTCCCGGCGTCGTCCTCGGCCGAGAGCAGCCAGTTCGACACCACCGCGGCCCGCAAGCAGTGGCAGGTCATCCTGCGGCGGTTCACCAGGCACAAGGCGGCCGTGATCGGCCTGGTCCTGTTCGTGGTCCTGGTGCTGTTCGCCTTCTTCGGCGGTCTGTTCTGGAAGCACTCCTACACCGACCTGGGCTTCCGCCGGTACCTGCCGCCGAGCGCCGAGCACCCGTTCGGCACCGACCGGCTGGGCGGCGACATGGTCGCCCTGATCATCCGGGGCACCCAGTTCTCGCTGCAGATCGCGGTGGTCGTGGCGGTCGTGTCCACGATCATCGGCGTGGTGCTGGGCGCGCTGGCCGGCTACCTGAGGGGCTGGGCCGACACGCTGATCAGCCGCTTCATCGACCTGCTGCTGGTGATCCCCAGCCTGGTCATCGCGGCGGTGCTGGTGCGCAACAGCTTCGTGGTGTCGGTCGCCGGCGGCGGCAACTCGAACTGGATCATCGTGGCCCTCTACCTGGGCCTGATCGGCTGGCTGTCGATCGCGCGCGTGATCCGCGGCATGGTGCTGTCGCTGCGCGAGAAGGAGTTCGTGGAGGCGGCCCGCGCGCTGGGCGCGTCCACGACCCGGATCGTGTTCCGGCACATCCTGCCCAACACCATCGACGTGATCATCGTCAACGCCACGCTGGCGATCGCGCAGGCGGTGCTGCTGGAGGCGGCCCTGTCGTTCATCGGTCTGGGCGTGCAGAGCCCGGACACCTCGCTGGGCCTGATGATCAGCCTGAACAAGAACGAGCTCACGCTGCACCCGTGGCTGTTCTTCACGCCGTTCGTGTTCATCGTGCTGATCTCGCTCGCGGTGAACTTCATCGGCGACGGTCTCCGGGACGCCTTCGACCCGCGGCAGAAGAGGGTGAAGGCATGA